From a region of the Mercurialis annua linkage group LG1-X, ddMerAnnu1.2, whole genome shotgun sequence genome:
- the LOC126654002 gene encoding probable RNA-binding protein ARP1 isoform X1 — MSPSNLAAQFGDTTYTKVFVGGLAWETHKDTMKKYFDQFGEILEAAVITDKATARSKGYGFVTFRDPEAAMRACVDAAPVIDGRRANCNLASLGVQRSKPSTPKHAGGGRNLRVMRSYHTAFASPSFPQAQYAIQQGIPYNVYGYSPDYSYPTSYYNVYGGTNAQFPMYGSGHSGMLSGAFYPYLQFGEGNSGYTSGQNYGVQYPHPLFQYSAASGGYAQHYGTPFSLAPTASLQSGLTVALRAPPIPHC, encoded by the exons ATGAGTCCATCAAATCTGGCAGCGCAGTTTGGTGATACAACGTACACGAAGGTGTTTGTGGGGGGGTTGGCATGGGAGACGCACAAGGACACCATGAAGAAATACTTTGACCAGTTTGGCGAGATCTTGGAGGCTGCGGTCATCACTGATAAGGCCACCGCCAGATCCAAGGGCTACGGTTTC GTAACCTTTCGAGACCCTGAAGCCGCCATGAGAGCCTGTGTTGATGCTGCTCCTGTGATTGACGGGAGAAGGGCTAACTGCAACCTTGCATCTCTGGGAGTTCAGAGATCTAAACCTTCTACTCCAAAGCATG CAGGGGGAGGGAGAAACTTGAGGGTAATGAGGTCATATCACACAGCTTTTGCTTCACCATCCTTCCCTCAGGCTCAGTATGCCATCCAACAAGGCATTCCTTACAATGTTTATGG CTACTCCCCGGACTACAGTTACCCCACG AGCTACTACAATGTGTATGGAGGGACAAATGCCCAATTTCCTATGTATGGAAGTGGACATAGTGGAATGCTGAGCGGTGCTTTTTACCCCTATCTCCAATTTGGAGAAGGAAACAGTGGGTACACTTCCGGCCAGAATTATGGTGTTCAGTACCCACACCCCCTCTTTCAGTATTCAGCTGCCAGTGGAGGGTATGCCCAGCACTATGGTACACCCTTTTCTCTCGCTCCTACTGCATCGTTGCAATCAG GCCTGACTGTAGCACTTCGTGCTCCGCCAATCCCTCATTGCTAG
- the LOC126654002 gene encoding probable RNA-binding protein ARP1 isoform X2, producing the protein MSPSNLAAQFGDTTYTKVFVGGLAWETHKDTMKKYFDQFGEILEAAVITDKATARSKGYGFVTFRDPEAAMRACVDAAPVIDGRRANCNLASLGVQRSKPSTPKHGGGRNLRVMRSYHTAFASPSFPQAQYAIQQGIPYNVYGYSPDYSYPTSYYNVYGGTNAQFPMYGSGHSGMLSGAFYPYLQFGEGNSGYTSGQNYGVQYPHPLFQYSAASGGYAQHYGTPFSLAPTASLQSGLTVALRAPPIPHC; encoded by the exons ATGAGTCCATCAAATCTGGCAGCGCAGTTTGGTGATACAACGTACACGAAGGTGTTTGTGGGGGGGTTGGCATGGGAGACGCACAAGGACACCATGAAGAAATACTTTGACCAGTTTGGCGAGATCTTGGAGGCTGCGGTCATCACTGATAAGGCCACCGCCAGATCCAAGGGCTACGGTTTC GTAACCTTTCGAGACCCTGAAGCCGCCATGAGAGCCTGTGTTGATGCTGCTCCTGTGATTGACGGGAGAAGGGCTAACTGCAACCTTGCATCTCTGGGAGTTCAGAGATCTAAACCTTCTACTCCAAAGCATG GGGGAGGGAGAAACTTGAGGGTAATGAGGTCATATCACACAGCTTTTGCTTCACCATCCTTCCCTCAGGCTCAGTATGCCATCCAACAAGGCATTCCTTACAATGTTTATGG CTACTCCCCGGACTACAGTTACCCCACG AGCTACTACAATGTGTATGGAGGGACAAATGCCCAATTTCCTATGTATGGAAGTGGACATAGTGGAATGCTGAGCGGTGCTTTTTACCCCTATCTCCAATTTGGAGAAGGAAACAGTGGGTACACTTCCGGCCAGAATTATGGTGTTCAGTACCCACACCCCCTCTTTCAGTATTCAGCTGCCAGTGGAGGGTATGCCCAGCACTATGGTACACCCTTTTCTCTCGCTCCTACTGCATCGTTGCAATCAG GCCTGACTGTAGCACTTCGTGCTCCGCCAATCCCTCATTGCTAG
- the LOC126654002 gene encoding probable RNA-binding protein ARP1 isoform X3, producing the protein MSPSNLAAQFGDTTYTKVFVGGLAWETHKDTMKKYFDQFGEILEAAVITDKATARSKGYGFVTFRDPEAAMRACVDAAPVIDGRRANCNLASLGVQRSKPSTPKHAGGGRNLRVMRSYHTAFASPSFPQAQYAIQQGIPYNVYGYSPDYSYPTSYYNVYGGTNAQFPMYGSGHSGMLSGAFYPYLQFGEGNSGYTSGQNYGVQYPHPLFQYSAASGGYAQHYGTPFSLAPTASLQSVCFAVPQA; encoded by the exons ATGAGTCCATCAAATCTGGCAGCGCAGTTTGGTGATACAACGTACACGAAGGTGTTTGTGGGGGGGTTGGCATGGGAGACGCACAAGGACACCATGAAGAAATACTTTGACCAGTTTGGCGAGATCTTGGAGGCTGCGGTCATCACTGATAAGGCCACCGCCAGATCCAAGGGCTACGGTTTC GTAACCTTTCGAGACCCTGAAGCCGCCATGAGAGCCTGTGTTGATGCTGCTCCTGTGATTGACGGGAGAAGGGCTAACTGCAACCTTGCATCTCTGGGAGTTCAGAGATCTAAACCTTCTACTCCAAAGCATG CAGGGGGAGGGAGAAACTTGAGGGTAATGAGGTCATATCACACAGCTTTTGCTTCACCATCCTTCCCTCAGGCTCAGTATGCCATCCAACAAGGCATTCCTTACAATGTTTATGG CTACTCCCCGGACTACAGTTACCCCACG AGCTACTACAATGTGTATGGAGGGACAAATGCCCAATTTCCTATGTATGGAAGTGGACATAGTGGAATGCTGAGCGGTGCTTTTTACCCCTATCTCCAATTTGGAGAAGGAAACAGTGGGTACACTTCCGGCCAGAATTATGGTGTTCAGTACCCACACCCCCTCTTTCAGTATTCAGCTGCCAGTGGAGGGTATGCCCAGCACTATGGTACACCCTTTTCTCTCGCTCCTACTGCATCGTTGCAATCAG TGTGTTTTGCTGTGCCACAGGCCTGA